CGATGGAAGATGAGCAGTCCGCGCAGAAGAAAGCCCAGTGGATCAACAGCAAGGGCATTGGTGGTGTCATGGTCTGGGAACTGGCAGGTGACTATGACTGGCATCCGAGCCGTAACGGTGGCAAGGGTGAGTTCTTCATGGGTAACAAGCTGACCAACCTCATCACCAGCACACTGGCCAACGCTGCGCCGTATGGCAACAAGCGTAGCACACGCCCAGTGCCTGCCTCCGCGATCGATGTTGGCTTCGAGTTGTTGGAGCACAAGATGGGTGACAGCAACTACCCGATCAACCCCAACCTGCGTATCACCAACCGCTCGAACGTTACGCTGCCTGGCGGCACCGAGTTCCAGTTCGATATTCCGACCAGCGCGCCGTCCAATGCCAAAGACCAGTCCGGCTTCGGTCTGAGCTTGGTTCAAAGCGGTCATGATGGCAACAACATTGGTGGCCTGAAAGGTGACTACCACCGCCTGTCCATCAAGTTGCCCGGCTGGAAGACCTTGAACCCTGGCGAATCGACCGATGTCAGCTTCGTGTATCAACTGCCGATCTCCGGGCCATCCAACTTTACCGTGAGCTTTGGCGGCGGCACTTATGCAACCCGCGCCGAGCAGCCGAATCTGCCGGTTGTGAAAAAGTAATCAACCCATAACGTGACCACCCTGGCACAAGCCGGGGTGGCTAATTGAAACGGAAAGGAATGTATTACATGAAACGCACACTTAAGGCCATTGCTCTGGCCGCAACCCTGACGCAATGCGCAATGGCGGTCAACACTGCATACGCTGCGGATAGCTACAAGATCGTCGGTTACTTTACCCAGTGGGGTATCTACGCTCGTAATTTCCAGCCGAGCGACATTCCAGTTGAGAAACTGACCCACCTCAACTACGCCTTCATCAATATTTCCAGCGATGGCCAATGTATCACTGGCGACAATTTCGCGGATCTCGACAAGGGCTATCCTGGTGATAAATGGGATGGTAGCCAGCCGTTCCGGGGCAACTTCAACCAGCTCAACAAGCTGAAACAGCAACACCCGCATCTCAAGACATTGATGTCGATCGGTGGATGGACATGGTCCAAGTACTTCTCGGATGTTGCAGCTACGGAAGCCGCACGGACCAAATTTGCCAAGTCATGTGTAGCATTCGCAGCGAAATATGGCTTTGATGGTGTCGATATTGACTGGGAATACCCAGTTGGCGGCGGTTTGCCCGACAACAGCTACCGTCCGGAAGACAAGCACAATTACACCCTGCTGATGCAAGCATTGCGTGCAGAGTTGAATGCCCAGGGCGGTATCGACGGCAAGAAATATCTGCTGACCGCAGCGCTGGGTGCGGGCCATGACAAGATTGCCAATCTGGAAGTACCGCAATTCATGGCGACAGTCGATTTCGCCAACGTCATGACCTACGACTTCCACGGTGGCTGGGAAAAGGTCAGCAACCACCACGCACCGCTGTATCGCTCCAGCCGTGATCCAAGCCCAGGGCCTCTGCGCGACAACTACAACGTCGATGCTGCCATCAACAACCTGCTGAAGGCTGGCGCGCCTGCCTCCAAGCTGGTAATGGGTATCCCATTCTATGGCCGTGGCTGGACCGCGACCAGCAGCGACAACCATGGTCTGTTCCAAGCCACTGCGGCCAACCCGCCACAAGGCACCTGGGAAAATGGCGTGTATGACTACTGGGATCTGTTGAACAAGCTCAATAGCGGCTTCCAGCGCTACTGGGATGCCGAGGCGCAAGTACCTTGGATGTACAACCCCAGCACTGGCATGGTGATCAGCTACGAAGATCAACAATCGTTGAAGATCAAGACAGACTACATCAAGTCGAAGAAGCTGGGCGGCGGGATGTTCTGGGATATGTCCGGTGACGTGAAAGGCGCTGGCAATACCTCCTTGTTGAAGACCTTGGCGGCTGAGCTGGGTGTGAACGGTACCCCGACACCTACGCCAACACCGACACCAGGTGGCGATGTGATCCCTGCTGGTCAGTACAACCTGGTCAATGGTGCAAAATGCCTGACTGCGGCAAGCGCTGCCAACGGTGCCAAAGTCAATGCTGCTGCTTGCAATGGTAAAAACACGCAGCAATTCGACATCTCCTCCACTGGCACAGCTGTCTACAAGGTGACCAATGTTGCTGGCAGCAAGTCATTGGACGTCTCTGGCCGTAAGAAGACTCCTGGCACCCCTGTCACCCTCTGGGCATTCAATGGTGGCCAGCACCAGCAGTTCACGTTCAAGAAGAATGGTAACGCTTACACGATTCGCGCCGCTCATAGCAACCTCTGCCTGGAAAACACCGGCGCAGGCTTGGTTCAGAGCACCTGCAGTGGTTCGGCTAGCCAGGCATTCGAGTTGCGTACGGCAGGTACACCGACGCCTACTCCCACGCCTAAGCCAACCTGCAGCGGCGACAACTGGGATGCAAGCAAGTCCTACACACAAGGTCAGCGTGTAGCTCACCAGGGCAAGCTGTACGAAGCCAAGTGGTGGACAAAGGGTGAAAACCCCGCCCAAGGTGGTGACTGGAGTGCTTGGAAAGTAGTCGGCAACTGCTGATCACACCTGTGACCAGGCAAACACTGCTGGTCAGTTTGACAGGGGATCGGGTACGGACAGTATCCGATCCCCTTGTTGTTTCTGTCATCCGGGCAACCATTTGCCATGAGAAAACCTTCTTCCATCAAGCATCCACTGGCGCTGGACGAATCCATTCAATGACGATAGCATTGTCAGCTGGCGCCACCAGCCTTGGCGTATCTGTGGGTGTAATCGTCCCAGGGCCAGCTATGGAGTGGGTCTCGTGCCATCAATGCAAATAGCTTTCCACCAAACCTGATCTGGAGATCTGATCCCCATGCAAAACTACGCTTATGCCATGCAGACCAAACTCGCCATGAGCGACAATTGGCGCGGCTGGATCGCGGAAAACCTGCTGTTGAACATTCCACCAGAATCCTTGGTGGGCACCCTGGTGAGCAATGGCTACTCACCGTCGCTCGCGCAGCAAGAAGTGTTGGCAGCCATGAACAGCCCCTATGTCGCGGCGGCTCTGCGCAGCATGGAACGGCTCAACAATAGGCTGCGTAAACGTGAGTGGGTGTTGGATATCTACCGCAAGCTGAATCAGCAGCGACCCAATGGGGGCGAGATTCCGCGCCGCCATCGCCTCAGTCGCGACGAATTCTATGATCAGTACTTTTTCACCAATCGTCCGGTCGTCATCACCGGCATGATGGATGATTGGCCCGCCCTGCAGAAATGGAATTTCGACTTCTTCCGCCAGCACTATGGCGACCGCCAGGTTGAAGTTCAAATGGGCCGCAGCCAAGATGCCCAATATGAAATCAATTGCGTGCAGCACAAACAGACCATGCGCTTTGGCGACTATGTTGACATGGTTGAGCGGGCGGGTAAGACCAATGATTTCTACATGACTGCCAATAATAGCTCTCAGAACAAAATGGCCTTGAAAGAGCTATGGGATGATGTTCGGCTGGTGCCTGAATATCTGAACCCGGATTCGCCTGATACGGGCTTTTTCTGGTTAGGGCCAGCTGGCACGCTGACGCCCTTCCATCATGATCTGACAAACAATTTCATGGCTCAGGTCATGGGCAGCAAACGTGTGCGGCTGGTGCCAGCCTGCGAGATCGCCAATATCTACAATCACATGCACTGCTACACCGAGGTGGATGGCGGGCACATCGACTATCAACGCTTTCCGCGCATGCAACAGGCTCAGTTGATGGAATGCACCTTGTCACCAGGAGAGATCTTGTTCCTCCCTATTGGCTGTTGGCATTATGTAGAGGGCTTGGCACCAAGCGTCACATTGTCGTTCATCAATTTCCAAGCAGACAACGACTATCACAGTTTCTACACCACCTATCAGCAGGTGTGACCGGGCACTGCATCGCCATCCGGTAGGGTGTGCCCCGCCGGGTGGCGGGCCGAGGTGATTCAGGCAGCCAGAATCCGTTGGGCTGCCTGATAGCCCCACCAGGCCGCTTCCTCACACACCGAATACCCCGATACGTCGGCATGCGCAAAGTGGATGCGCCCCCATGGCTGGCGTAGTGCCTGTAAGCCTGGGTTGCTCAGGAAGCCCACCACAGGCGAGGCCATGGCATGCCCCCTTACAGTGATCTCCAGATGGCGTAAATAGGGCCGCAGCCGCCAACCATAGGCCTGCTCCAGATCACACGCCGCCAGCTCATACAGCGCATCGGCAGAAGCTTTCAACAGCCATTGCCGGTGGGCTGCCGGGTCGCCTGCTGATAAGGCGTGGTAAGTAGTGAAGACGGTTTGCGCTGGTTTGGCGGCGCGAATCCATTGATGGGTCGCTACCACCCAGCCAAGCCCCCGTCCTTGATAGACCACATTGTCCCAGGCCAGGGGCGTATGCTCAGGCTCTGCCGGGAAACCATCGAGCAGAAAATTGGAAACCAGCCAGGGCGCATGTGGCGGCATGTGGCGTCTTGGGTCAAAGCCAGACTCGGCCAGATTGGGGATCACATGTTTCGCCACATGCAGAGGCATGGCGCAGACCAGCTGGTCTGCCACGATCCTGAGCGGCTTATCCGACGCATGAACCCATGCCTCGACCTGCTGGCCGTGTTGGCGAATATGATAGGCCGAGCCCTGGATCACCTGTTGAGAGGGCAGCTTCGCCCACAGCTTGGCTACCAAGCCATGCAGCCCGTCTGGCCAGGTCAGCAGCGCCCCGTCGTCAGCATTGGCAGCATGGCCCGCCCGCGCCGCGAAATAATGCAAACCTGCCCAAGCCGATACACGGTCATAATCCGCCCCGTAGTCATCACGGCAACAATAATTGGCGTACCAGTGCAAGCTGGGGGCGGTATACCCCTGCTCGGTCAACCAAGTCTTGAAGGACTGTTGATCCAGGCGTCGCCATTGCGGATCGGACGTGGCATGCACAATCGGGATGGCAAAGACCTTCTTGCCATCCTGCCCAGTAGCATGGCGCAGGGTATCCACCTGTGCCAGGAACCGTCGCTGCTGGGCCAGCTCGTCCTGGCTGATACCATGGGTTGGCATGACTCCATCTTGCCACTGGCCATTGCACAGCAGCCGATCTTCAGGCCCATGCAGCAAAACCCGCTCATCAAAATATGGATGCGGCGTCAGCGCATCCCGCTCAATGATGGCCAGATCAGCCAGCATCTCGCGGATATGAATGGATTCCATCGATGGCAGTGGCAGGTAGTGCGCCCCCCTTGGGTAGGGGATACCTGCCATTACGCCCGCTGCGGCATTGCCACCTGGCTCCGGCCCGGTCACCAGCATGTAATCGTGATAGCCCTCCCGATGTAGCTTCCAGGCCGCCGTCAGCCCGCCCAGCCCACTCCCGACCACAAGCGTTCCCACCCGCCTTGTCTCGACTGTTACCGCTGAGCGCCTCTGATCACGCAGCTGGTGACCAATCTGCATACCAGGGTAGTGGACATCGATCGGCAATCCCAGACGTGGAACACGCTGACAGCCTGTCAACGCAAGAAGGGGCAGGGACTGCAGAAAACGTCGCCGATGCATGGATCAATGGCCAGGAGCAAAAGCGCAAGCTTACGAGATTTATCGACTCTGATAAAAACAAAACCGTCCTGTCGGACGGTTTGTTCATCTGTATCCCAGCTCATGCAAACGGGTTGTCTACCTCATCAACCGCTGGTGGTGGCAGCTGGTCGGGCAGGTCTTCAGACTCCAACTGCGCCACCGTGGCGTTCAACAGCTGCTGCAATTGCCTGGCCAGATCCAATCCAACCTTATCACGCGTGATCTGCAGACTGCCATACAGCTCCAGGCGATCTTCACGGTTTTCAATGGTCAACTCATCCAGCTGCAGGCAATCGGACTCATTTGCAAAGGGAACCATCTCAGTCACAACTCATTCCTCATCATTAACGAAGCGGCGACCGCCACGCTGTTTCGGTTTGGGCAGGTTGGGGCGACGCTCTTTAATCTTGGCGGACAGCGAGGGGAATACATCAATACCAGTACGCTGTTCCAACTCATTGATTGACAACACCTCGTAGGTATCGCCTTCCTCATTCGGGGTCACATATGCGCCAGCAATCCCCTTGTTCGGATCATACACCGCCTTGAAGACATAGGTAGGTACCAGTACCCGATTATTGATGCGCTGC
This genomic interval from Chitinivorax tropicus contains the following:
- a CDS encoding cupin-like domain-containing protein, with the translated sequence MQNYAYAMQTKLAMSDNWRGWIAENLLLNIPPESLVGTLVSNGYSPSLAQQEVLAAMNSPYVAAALRSMERLNNRLRKREWVLDIYRKLNQQRPNGGEIPRRHRLSRDEFYDQYFFTNRPVVITGMMDDWPALQKWNFDFFRQHYGDRQVEVQMGRSQDAQYEINCVQHKQTMRFGDYVDMVERAGKTNDFYMTANNSSQNKMALKELWDDVRLVPEYLNPDSPDTGFFWLGPAGTLTPFHHDLTNNFMAQVMGSKRVRLVPACEIANIYNHMHCYTEVDGGHIDYQRFPRMQQAQLMECTLSPGEILFLPIGCWHYVEGLAPSVTLSFINFQADNDYHSFYTTYQQV
- a CDS encoding NAD(P)-binding protein — protein: MHRRRFLQSLPLLALTGCQRVPRLGLPIDVHYPGMQIGHQLRDQRRSAVTVETRRVGTLVVGSGLGGLTAAWKLHREGYHDYMLVTGPEPGGNAAAGVMAGIPYPRGAHYLPLPSMESIHIREMLADLAIIERDALTPHPYFDERVLLHGPEDRLLCNGQWQDGVMPTHGISQDELAQQRRFLAQVDTLRHATGQDGKKVFAIPIVHATSDPQWRRLDQQSFKTWLTEQGYTAPSLHWYANYCCRDDYGADYDRVSAWAGLHYFAARAGHAANADDGALLTWPDGLHGLVAKLWAKLPSQQVIQGSAYHIRQHGQQVEAWVHASDKPLRIVADQLVCAMPLHVAKHVIPNLAESGFDPRRHMPPHAPWLVSNFLLDGFPAEPEHTPLAWDNVVYQGRGLGWVVATHQWIRAAKPAQTVFTTYHALSAGDPAAHRQWLLKASADALYELAACDLEQAYGWRLRPYLRHLEITVRGHAMASPVVGFLSNPGLQALRQPWGRIHFAHADVSGYSVCEEAAWWGYQAAQRILAA
- a CDS encoding glycosyl hydrolase family 18 protein, giving the protein MKRTLKAIALAATLTQCAMAVNTAYAADSYKIVGYFTQWGIYARNFQPSDIPVEKLTHLNYAFINISSDGQCITGDNFADLDKGYPGDKWDGSQPFRGNFNQLNKLKQQHPHLKTLMSIGGWTWSKYFSDVAATEAARTKFAKSCVAFAAKYGFDGVDIDWEYPVGGGLPDNSYRPEDKHNYTLLMQALRAELNAQGGIDGKKYLLTAALGAGHDKIANLEVPQFMATVDFANVMTYDFHGGWEKVSNHHAPLYRSSRDPSPGPLRDNYNVDAAINNLLKAGAPASKLVMGIPFYGRGWTATSSDNHGLFQATAANPPQGTWENGVYDYWDLLNKLNSGFQRYWDAEAQVPWMYNPSTGMVISYEDQQSLKIKTDYIKSKKLGGGMFWDMSGDVKGAGNTSLLKTLAAELGVNGTPTPTPTPTPGGDVIPAGQYNLVNGAKCLTAASAANGAKVNAAACNGKNTQQFDISSTGTAVYKVTNVAGSKSLDVSGRKKTPGTPVTLWAFNGGQHQQFTFKKNGNAYTIRAAHSNLCLENTGAGLVQSTCSGSASQAFELRTAGTPTPTPTPKPTCSGDNWDASKSYTQGQRVAHQGKLYEAKWWTKGENPAQGGDWSAWKVVGNC